The Triticum aestivum cultivar Chinese Spring chromosome 5A, IWGSC CS RefSeq v2.1, whole genome shotgun sequence genomic sequence TCCCTTCACCGGAGCCCTCATCGCGCCACCAACTATCCACATGAAGAATCGACGACGGATCTGGGTGGgatccagatccgccgccgccgccatgcccacCATCGCTAGCACCACCAGCCATGGGTCGTCGGTTGCCGCCGCATGGCTAGGGAGCTGCACTGGCCGCGGCGCGAAGCCCCCAGCTTGAGGTGGCTATGTACAATTACAATTACAGTGTTTCAATCACATCCAAAGTAACATAACACAAATTTGTACAATGCCACATAATATTTTCTAATCTCTCACACAAATGTTGCCCTACTGTCTGACATAACTAATAAAAAATTTCTAACAACTAATTAGACACTAACCTTCTCTGCGCAAGTCGGAAAATTTCTCCCACCATTCACAGATTCAACTGCAACAAGGTTCTTGCAAGGGAATTGATGGAGACAATGAGCAGGAACATCCTTAGCTACCCCACTCCATTCCTTGCAATGGATGGTGCTGGGGAGCTAAAATACGAAACAAATAATGGGATGAAATGGGCCGCTGGATAAAAAACCCCAATTTCCCCGTAACCCAAACCCTAGGCGAGCGACAGAGAGGAGAGGGCCATACCTGGCTGCTGACAGAGTCGTTGTCAGAAGAGGAACCACCAGGGAGGTCATTCCAGGAGACCATGGCATTCGTGGCGGTTGGCGATGACCGATGAGTCGGCGGCCGCAGTAGGGCAAGAGGGCGAGAGCGAGATCCGCCGCGGCGGTGGTATGAAGCGGCCGGGCGGAAAAAAAAATGGTCGAGTCGGCCCTTCTTAACCGCCGAAGCAAAGCTCCAACACGGCCTTCTGTCGCCGTCTGTCCACATCAGCCTGACACGTTGGCCCAACATGCCAGAACGGCTGTTTCCGCGAGCTTACGAGACCACTGGTTTTGCGTAATTACCTCGCTCAAGCACGGCATAGTGCCATACTCCATGCAAGCAAGACACAACCTAATGTTTCCTGCCTCCACTCTAGAACAGCGCCTGTCGGAAGAGAGGTTGGAATCGGGGCCAAGTCGCCTCCCACTGTCAACGGGGGCTCTCTCGAAGGGATGTTTCCTGTATATTTGGTGGTGCGAAAAACGATTAGCTTAGGCTGTTCACATGGTTACGTGGATGCCTAGATCGTGTTCCAAGGCCCTTATATTTTAGTCTAGTCTAATtaaataaaaaatgatctaatgcATCTGGATTAGATTAGCTGTCCCAAACACCGCAGGTTGGAATCGTTGGACAGATGGCACACCCCACAATTCATAAGATTTTCCAAGCCATGCATATGCGTGCATATGCTTTCTCGATTGCACGCGCACCAACCTAGTATATGCAAGAGAGGAAAACAATTAACGGCCGGCCTTCACGTACGCAGATGCGCCCTAGGACATTTTTTATGTTCAACCCGGAGCGATGAGTACGAGATGGTGACTTGGTGAGAGATGTCAAGAACTTTATGCGTCCCGATCTCAATCATGTTCAGTTCAGTGATGTAATAAGGTTGCCCACCTGCCCGTGCCATGGTGGTGAGTGGTGACTGGTGGTTTGGCCGGAGGTACCTTATTGGTGAGCCCTCGGTCTAATGGATGAAATTGCTAGTTAGTTTCGGGTTCTTTGTCACGCAGATCGAGTTTGTTAACGACATATAAACTACTAACTGGATATCCAGTTCCAGAACACAAGTTACACAACAATAAAATCTTAACTACTTATGCGCCCTCCGTTCCCTAAatatacaagtctttttagagattttgaTGTAGCCTACATTAGCTAAATGAAtaaatctacattctaaaatacgtctatattcaTCTATATATAGTTTTATATTCATCAAATATCTAAAAAAAGATTTTATattttaggaacggatggagtaagaGCGTTTTGACACTGCAATGCTTTCATATTATGGGACAGAGAGAGAATAACCAACTAAACAAAAGCATGAAGTAGACATCTTGCAAAAAATTTAAACGAGGGTAACAGGCGCTTCGCGGATTCAATTCATCACCAACGAACGAGACGTTCGATCACTCAACCGTAACACAATCAAAAATAATAATCCTAAAACCCTAACAGATCTCGATTGCCATACACGCACAGGCGCATGCATGGAAGAGTAATAAGCTAATCAAGGCGATcgactaaaaaggaacaaaaacgaTGCAACTAACTCTTGTTCAAATCTAATCTACGAATCTAGGCCTAGGAACTCCTTGATGCTGCTCTCGAGCTGCCCCATGACGGCCGCCCACCCAGCGTTGGTCGGGTTCATCTCGTCCCAGAAGAAAGCCCTCTCCGGCTCGGGGCACACCTGGTAACTATCAACCATGTCGACGCCGTTGGTGTCCCATACGGTGAGCCCGCAGTAGCTGCGGTCGTCCGCAGGCTCGCAGCACGGCCTCAGCTTCCGCCCGAACTGCTTGGCCACGGCGCCTCTGCCGTCGGCGTGGTGCGCGAGGATCGTGTTGAAGGCGGCGTTGAGGTCGAGCACGCGGACGTTGTCCATGTCGGCGAGCTTGGCGCTGAGGTAGCGGTTGTGGAGGGAGGCGCCTTGGTTGGCCTGATCGTCGCACTCGGTGTGGTTGGGTTTGGTCTGCGACGGCGCGCAGCCCAGAGGGAAGAGGTTGTTGACGAGCACCTTCTGCACGCCGGCTTCTAGTAGATCCTTCACGTTTGCCTGGATCTCCGTCGTCACGTTGTCCACGAAAGCCGtgatctgcatgcatgcatgcgcaaaTTAAGTAGAGAACTGGTTAATACTGTAATTGGCAGCGTTGCGTATAGTTTCGGTGATTCTCACGTCAGCAAAGCCGCTGGTGTCGACGCCGATATGGTTGTAGTCGTTCCCGGAGACGGCGACAAGTGCGACGGAATTGCCAAGGTTCTCTTGGTCGATGTCTCCCTgcctgacaagcctcttgaagatGTGCACCTGCTTGTGGAGGGTCTTGGTGCCTGATACCTGGAACACGCCGGAGCCACCGGCGGCGAAGTTCATGCCTTCCCGACCGGCGGGGTCGTGGAGCCTGCGCGCAGGAGGGGATCCAGACTGCCCCAACATGTTGGCTGCAGCAACAAACAAAAGATCCATTGACCCACACCATACATTAGGATTTAGGAAAAGGAACCAGCAATAATCTATAGGAGACTGGATACAAGGAAAGGGTAGGTAGATCGACTGAGGAGTACGTGAAGCCGGACTGACCGATGAAGTCGGATTGAACATTTCCATTGGAGAAGCGGCCGGTGCCACTGTAGGGCGTGTACCACTGGCGCGTCATCGGAGACAACACTCCATCCTTATGGGGCAGGTTGCCGTTGTCAGCAAAGGAGTCGCCGAACACGTAGAAGCTGTACCCGTCGTAGTCATCATGGTCGTGGTGGTGCCTGCCGTGCCGATCATGGTCGTGGCCGTGCCGATCATGGtcatggtcgtggtcgtggtggtgcCCCTGTCCGGGTGGGTGCGGCCGAGACGACTCCACGGGAGAAACTGCAGGCAGGTCAATCACGTCACAAAACAGGGCAGCAACTACTACTTATCTCTAACGCTGCATGCATGTGTACGTAGGTCGTAGGCAAGGGGGAGAGCACGAACCATTGAGattgacgaggaggaggaggatggcgcAGGCGAGCGGAACAATCGCTGGGAGCTTCATCGCGTGCGTGCGTGCTGTGGAGGAGGAGCGATCGGAGATGGGTGGGGAGAATGAGGGGGAGGTGCTTGGCTATTTATAGCCTCAATCAATACGGAACCATAAACGAGATCGTACGTGCATGCGGGTGGCAGGTACTCCGCGTGATCGCAACAAACGTACGTATCGATCCTTTGCAAGCTGTTGCGCCGGACGCCGCCCACCCTTTCCCGAAACAACCGGCGCCGATCCTCTCTCCGGCCAACGCCGCAACCCTAGCAACTGCCGACTCAATCCCACCGCCCGGCCGTACGCCTTGTCGACTGGCCGCAGCACGGTCCACGATCGAAATTTTTCCATGTGGTCAACGGGTCTACGTGTCGCAAAAAAAAAATACTGTATGAAGGCTGAAACGGCATACGTAGTCAGAATCGCTCAAATTTCCCTCCAAATATGGGCTACCTGTCATTGGGTCATAGTTTCTTTGATTAAGAGGACACATTTCATTTCAGATGCACACATTTCCATTTATAATAAGGGACAAATAATTAGTCGCATTgttaacatagtacagacgcaagtgctcatatacacgtgcatataCTCATCAATATGAACACACACGCACAccttatccctatgagcacctccgaaagactgagccggcttaacatcttgaaatttacgaagtcatcgtaggcacctcgtcgtcgacgggaacgtctactctcactgaatgcgcatcgccgaaaattctgaaataaatttagggtgtgtttggtttgagTCATCAGGTGGAACGTAACGGTCCGTTCCGTCCCCAGGGGTCATTCCCTTGTTTGGTTGGGTCGAGGAACGAGAACCTACTCGTTCTAGGGAACGGCATATTCGCTCCATACGCGGAATGTGCTCGTACCTCCGATTTGGAGGAACCACGCGGAACCTCTCTTGCACCTCACCTCTCCCCCGATTCACTCACCTCAAAGGCCCAATCCCCATCTTTATCTCAGCGCCGCCGCACGCCTCTCTCCCCCTGTCGATCTGCCACCAGCGCTGGCGACTCCCATGGCACGGCCTCTCCCTCCCCGGCGGCGCACTAGGATCGGGGCGGCGGGCAAGCAGGTATGGGTCTGGTACCGGCGAGGTGGGCGGCGAGATGGTCCCCGGCAGCGGCGACTGCGAAGGAAGCCATGACCCAGCATGGACTACCTCCGCCCGGAGTCCTTCATCGCGCCTGAAGAGAGCAGAGCAGCTGCAACGCCGCAGCGCAGATTTTGTTGCCGATCTGGCCGAGAGTAGAGCAGCGGCTATAAAGCAGCAGAAAGCACAGGAGTAGATCAACGGCGCTAGCAGCAGGGAAGAGGAGTAGCGATGACATGCAAGCAAGTCCGGTGATGAAGGGCGGCACCAGGGAGGAGGGAGCTGGACATCTCACCGATCTGGATTGGTTTTAGGGACTAATGTGTACCGTTCATCCAGAAGAACCTCACCTCTTCTAGTTCTAAGTGTGTTTAATTAATTTTGTTTCTAACCTTTTCATTGGATGGAAGAAACAATAGTTCATCCTGGTTTTGATTTTCTTCAAATTTTTCATCTTTTCAAGAGAGATGTGAGGTAAAATTTAGACATATTTGTTCAAAATTGTATAGTATTAGTAGTTGACTTCTTGGTATATgccatgagtatatattaaaatcAAGGATGTTATGCATATATGAGAATTTCACCAATCTTACAAGAGAGATGAGTTGAATCAAATTTGTCTTTGTTCCATTCCTTCAACCAAACGGTGAGACGGAACCATTCCATTCCATCATTTGACTGCAACTAAACGCAAGAATGGAATGGACCCATTCTAATGGAATGGAACCATGACATTACATTCTACTTGGTTCCTCCAAACACATCCTTAAAAGTAAATGCAAGCAGCAAGACTTGAACCCTGGTGAGCTGGGAATACAACAGTCCCTCTAATTATCCAACCACAAATTGGTTTGCGAAAAGATGTGAAGGCTGAAACGATCCACGGCATAGCCTCAATTGCTCAAAACTCCCTCCAAATAGTTTCTTCCCTGATTAATTAAGAGGACACATTTCATTTCAGATGCACACATTTCCATTTATAATAAGGACAAAAAATTAGTTGCAATACTTAAAATATAGAACAACTAAATTAGAGTACTTGTGGCTACGGCGGTGGCCAATGACTAGCCTATAAACTACATGTCGGCATTGGACGCATCAACGTCGAAAAAGCCCTTTGACTTGCAGCTACAACGTGCCGGCACTGGAAAGGCTGGCTTAGgccctctttgatttgcaggattttcaAAACATGAGAATAGGGGAAATACAGGATTtgagtggcatgtccacttgaatcctataggatcaGCATAGAGTGTTTGATGCTATAGGAAAAACGAAGGAATTGAaaaaaagaggttggagtggatacTAGATTTTCAATGAAATGTAGTACACTTGATtccataggaaaaaatcctatagagTTCAATCCTGTGAATCAAACGACAAATGTAGGAAAAAATCCTTAGGATTCCAACCCTCCAAAAGTCCCAcggaattcctttgaatcaaaggggCCCTTAAAATGCGGCATTGGATACCGCAATCTGGCGGAAATGGGCATCAACGGCCTCGTCCCATGTTAGCATTGCGTGTCGTGATGGCGCATAAACTGTCCAGGGTGGCCTCGTACCACGCCGACCGTTTGCAAACGTCGGTGTCGGTGTCAGGGCGGGCGCACGGTCCTAAATCCTCCGCTCCCGCTCCACGTCCATCCTTCGACCAGTGCCCAAGGTGGGGTTGAACTCTGCCCAAAATGTTTTGAGGTCTTCCTCAGCTGCCAACATGGTGGAACGGGGAGGCTGTGGAAAGGGCGCTTTTTAGGGCGGGGGTGGGGGCGAGGAGGATAATGTATGTGGGCAAGAGGGTAGGCCGGCGGCCTTTTATAGCCTCGGGAGGCGGGTGACGGAAATGGGCTGAGGGAGCGTGATGGTGGGAGGTGGCGGGCATacattagagcatctctagcagacctccTATTCTGCGAAACTGTAATCGCAGTTTACAGTTCGCGCGGGGGGTCTATACAGGCTTAAAATCGTCGCGGCAGATCAGAAACTGTATCCAAAACTGTAAAATTTAACAAACATGTTTCACACGAAAAATTTAACACAAAAGCTCGCCGAAGCATATATCATTCTTCGCATATACTGGTCGAGGGGGCGCATTTCCGGGCCACCGCAAAAGTTTTATGGGCCGGGCTGCGTTTACGGTGTCTGTTCTCGTGAACAAAACGGTCCAAACCCATATAATCACCGGAATTTTACAGTTCCGGCGATTTATACGGGTCTACTACAGTGGCGGAGCTAGATTCATCTTACGCCTGGGGTTGTGCTATGTTGAGTGATAAACTTCTATGATTTTCTATACTTTGTATGAAGAAATTATAAGGGAAGTTGTTTCTAGgcctggggctatagccctagctgctccaggcctgtctccgccactggtctgctagagatgctcttaaggGGCATGTTTCCTAGTGAGAAATGTGGTCGCGCCATTCACACGGGCTCGAGGCGAagggcacactagtagaaaacagggctttggtgcaggccgggtcagcccattagtcccggttcagtccagaaccgggaccaatgtgggcattggtcccggttcgtgagcccagggggccggccgggccacgtgggccattggccccggttcatcccaccaaccgggaccaatgggcctcgctcctggcccaccaccattgatcccggttggtggcttgaaccgggaccaaaggctcccctttagtcccggctcatgtcaccaaccgggaccaatgaggtgcctatatatatccctcgctcgcgagcagagcaccccagtgctctgtttttctctggccgagggggagagggcttggtggtgctctagctcacctcctatgcacacaaggtgttcgatggaatgcccgagccacactacttaagctttctcctcttcaagctcgacctccaagctccatttttcataatatttgtctaggtttagcggtccgtcacgccccgtccccgtcttcaccgccgtcgatcacccgcgccgagctcatcgccggcaccaccgtggtgagcctcttgttcttatcttctttctgaaaggaaaaatattcttacgtgtatgtttacatagatacttgtattattttcttacttttattattgcatcttatatagtgcgatggttttggtatccgcccccatcggccctcgtcctgtctatgattcggatgtggtatatatattatctttataactattggttcatttattgtttatgaaaattataccGACCAACTtgacataaattttatttatgtaggatgtatgtgaatcggaaatgccaaccgaccctattgtcgagaggttaaatttagttgaagaagaaaacaatttgttgaaggaaaaaataaaaaaattgaggagcagaagatgatattggagttgcatgttgcggatgtcgtcgatgatcacaaaatcaagatggatgcaatgcgcttgaagattataaagattagaaaatatgccattcataccgaggcttggtatcattatgccattggatcaattgttaccttggttgcgattatgatcgcatttgttttcgcattgaaatgttttacatagtttcaatgtatggtttaattaattagatgctctggagagctatatgttgttagatgagaactatgtatgcactttggttttaatgtgatgatgaacttctattaatttggacacttaattatatataatgcacgcagatgaaccggcaatggatatacggtgacagacacacccgcgagtacattaagggcgtgcatgagtttcttgatgcggctgaggcaaacaagcagaatggttttatgtgttgtccatgcactcaatgtaggaatacgaggtcttactctaaccggaaaatccttcactcccacctgctttacaagggtttcatgccacactataatgtttggacgaggcacggagaaataggggttatgatggaagacggcgaagaagaagagtacgataacaactatgtgccccctgaatacggtgatgctgcaacggggggagctggtgaagatcaagaggaaccagacgatgcgCCCAATgctgctgcaacgggtgaagctgctgaagatcaagaggaaccagacgatgtgcccgatgatgatgatctccgccgggtcattgtcgatgcaaggacgcaatgcgaaagtcgaAAGGAGAAGCTGGagttcgattgcatgttagaggatcacaaagaagggttataccccaattgcgaagatggcaacacaaagctcggtaccgtactggaattgctgcagtggaaggcagagaatgctgtggctgacaaaggatttgagaagctactgaaaatattgaagaagaagcttccaaaggataacgaattgcctgacagtacatatgcagcaaagaaggtcgtataccctctaggattggaggtggagaaggtacatgcatgccctaatgactgcatcctctactgcggtgcaTACAAGAAtctgaacgcatgcctggtatgcggtgcattgtggtataagatcagacgagatgaccctggtgatgttgacggcgagcccctcaggaagagggttcttgcgaaggtgatgtggtatgctcctataataccacggttgaaatgtctgttaagaaatgaagagcatgccaagttgatgcgatggcacagtgagaaccgaaagaaagatgggaagttgagagcacccgctgacgggtcgcagtggagaaaaatcgagagaaagtactgggatgagtttgcaaaggacccaaggaatgtatggtttgctttaagcgcggatggaattaatcctttcggggagcagagcagcaatcactccggcgcgtcgtagtccttctcctccacctcgtaagcaagtaatgaagacaaccgctccgtctgctcggtcggcgtctagcagtacaaccagaggcgggaggacatacagattcggtccttctctgaagactccaaagaagttaccatacgagaggaccccagaggagaacgccgagatcgcacgaaccgaagcggatgactggtttcaagggttgaaagcaaagagacatccacttccggaggagaaggtagatccggtgaaagcgaagcgcactctggctgccctgacaaaaccaccgaagtcttcgccgaaaggaaactatgagcgcattattggaaaggaatttgccgaagcggagtggtcgggaagtactgtcagtgatcaaaggctgaaagaacgacgagctgggaaacaaattgcccagctcggcgaacaagcgaagcaatcgtgtcccccgctcaaggtgcctagccacaacgtcgctaatgatccgaggatggtgcccggttatagcaatcttgcagattacctgcccgacgatgtacattatgaacccatggacgtgcagatacaaatatacgattacgggaagcctctcgtcaaagatgaaagatctctatcaacgatgatgcgaagattgcatgattggtacttgaaaatctgcagagactctaggggaggagtactttgtatgcgaaagttaaaaaggagcatgacctcgttggaattgaactgttgcctgttccatttgaggagttctatcagtttttcaatcaattggccctcgataaaacaatggtcgcctgctactgtctgtaagtagtactacttctgtcattaagtctctctatatagctcagctctttcattgcatgtatttataatcatcctcactatattatgcagattgaagatcgccgaattgaagaaaagacaagtcggtgatattgggttcattaacaaatatctcatagatgcaactcaggttaaatttcatgccgcagctaccgaggccaacttgctacgaccgttcgtaataaatgaaaacaaagatataatactcttttcttacaacttcaagtgagtgttagtgtcttgtgcgtattcggtttcccttatatattagtcaaggttatagtaatgtaattgatgagttatgcatgtgtgtgcagtttccactatattctcctagagattaagcttgagcagggactagtaaccgtcttagactcaagacgaaaagatccccaagactatgcagacatgactcaaatactcgagaagtaagttaaatcgatcattatccaccatatcagcaactttgttcatttcctaatatatcaagtaattgttttctttgtccgggagggtttggagaaaattcactagaaaagctccgggactgccgaaggagctgcaatttagacacccgaaagtaagtactatagtagcatgttccgcgcatctactagtcattcaagcactagtttcatcaataccatttggcattcttgcttatcagtttgattgacctctatttcttgtaaag encodes the following:
- the LOC123108013 gene encoding GDSL esterase/lipase At5g03610-like — encoded protein: MKLPAIVPLACAILLLLVNLNVSPVESSRPHPPGQGHHHDHDHDHDRHGHDHDRHGRHHHDHDDYDGYSFYVFGDSFADNGNLPHKDGVLSPMTRQWYTPYSGTGRFSNGNVQSDFIANMLGQSGSPPARRLHDPAGREGMNFAAGGSGVFQVSGTKTLHKQVHIFKRLVRQGDIDQENLGNSVALVAVSGNDYNHIGVDTSGFADITAFVDNVTTEIQANVKDLLEAGVQKVLVNNLFPLGCAPSQTKPNHTECDDQANQGASLHNRYLSAKLADMDNVRVLDLNAAFNTILAHHADGRGAVAKQFGRKLRPCCEPADDRSYCGLTVWDTNGVDMVDSYQVCPEPERAFFWDEMNPTNAGWAAVMGQLESSIKEFLGLDS